A region of the Pseudonocardia cypriaca genome:
CCTGATCTCGCAGGTCCCGGCGGCGGGCCGGTCCGACGAACGCGACGGCGACGGCGCCGTGCTCGCGCTCGACCCGTCGCCGGATGCCGGGGAGGCCTCACCCGTGACGTTGGAGGAACACCCCGCCGTCAGCAGCGCGACCGACGCCGCGGCGACGAGCAACCGTGCCATCGCGGTCCGGGACTGCGTAGAGATCTTCACACCGGGCATGGTGCCGTTGCCCCCTCGACGCTGCCACACGGGTCCGGATCCGCACGGCGGGACGCCAGTGTCCCGCTAACCGCGGCGGACGGGTGGCGGGTTGCCGAAGTCGTCGGCGACGAGGGCGGCCAGCTCGAGGAAAGCGTCCGAGGTGGCAGGCCGCAGCTTGTCGAGCTCGATCCGGCTGCCCGTCGCCAGGTGGGGGTCGTGGGGCACCAGCACGACGGCCCGGCTGCGCGCCTCGAAGTGGGCGACGAGCCGCTCACCGTCGATCTCCGGGCTGGTGCGGTCCTGGGACAGCACGACGACCGCCCGCTCCACCAGCTCGTCGTGCCCGTGCGCCACCAGCCAGTCCAGCGTCCTGCTGGCCCGGCTCGCGCCGTCGACCGTGTGCGACCCGACGATCACGAGGCTGTTCGCGAGCGCGAGCGTGCCGTCCATCGACGAGTGCACCATGCCGGTGCCGGAGTCGGTGACCACCACGTTGTAGAAGCGGGACAGCACGGCGCACACCCGCTCGTACTCGGCCCGGTCGAAGGCCTCACCACGCGCCGGGTCCTGCTCCGATGCGAGCACCTGGAGGCGACCGGAGAGGCTGGTGAACCGGGCGATGTCGCTCAACGACCCGACGTTGCCCAGGGAGTCGAGCAGGTCCCGGACGGTCGAGTCGGTGCGGCCGGTGAGCCGCTCGGCGAGCGTGCCGGCGTCCGGGTTGGCGTCGAGCGCCACGATCCGGTCGCCGCGGTGCTCGGAGAGCATCAGCCCCAGCATCGCCGTCACCGTGGTCTTGCCGACCCCGCCCTTCATCGACGCCACCGCGATCTGCCGCGGCCCCGGCAGCGGGCAGCGGATGCGCAGCGCCAGCTCCTGCCGGCGCTGCTCGGCCGGACCGACCCCCGGGTTGACCAGACCTGCGCTCGCGACGTGCACGGCGCGGCGCCACCCCGAGCCCGGCTTGTCCGACCGCCTCCGGACGATCGTGTACTCGGTGAGCTCGGACGCGGTGTGTGCCCGCGGGTCCACGGCCGGCCGCTCCGGCGGCTGGGTCTTCCGCCGGGGAGCCCACGGTGCCTCAGGCTCCGGCTCCTCCGGCGCGCTCGAGGCCACCTCCTCGACCGGAGCCTCGACCGGGACCTCGGCGGGCGGGGGTGGTTCGGGTACCGGCGGACTCGGCGGCGTCGTCTCCGGCCGAGCGGTGCCCGAGTCCGGCGGTGCAAACGAACGCTTCGGCATGCGCTACCCGTTCCCCCTGGTCCGACCGCGAACGTTGCCTATCTTGCCTCGGCGTTCTCCCGGCGGTTCGGGGGCCACTAGGCGCTCTGGTCGATCTCCAGTTCGGCGAAGGCCTGCACGAGTTGGTTCTCGGCGTCGCGCAGGTAGACGTCCAACGCCTCGGCGGCGCCGGGGCCGTCGCCGAGCTGCAGCTGCTCCATGATCTGCCGGTTGCGGGCGAGGTAGGGCTCGTGGAACCGCTGGGGATCGGCCATCACGTGGAACACCAGCCGCAGCTCGGCCAGGATGCCGCTCATCAGCTCGTCGGAGCGCCGGCTGCCCGCGAGCGCCACGAGCGCCTGGTGGAACTTGATGTTCGCCGTGCCGAGCGCCTGCCACTCGCGGCTGTCGAGCGCCTGCTTCCCGTCCTCGACCGCTGCGGCCACGGCAGCGAGCCCGGGATGCGGGCCGGTGACGGTGCGGACCACGCCGCACTCGACGAACCGGCGCACCCGGTAGAGGTCGACCACGTCCTCGACGGTGAGCGTCCGCACGAACATCCCGCGGTTGAGCTCGTGGGTGAGCAGCCGTTCGTGCGACAGGAGGCGGAACGCCTCCCTCAGCGTGTTGCGGGAGACTCCGAGCGCGCTGCCGATGGCGTCCTCCGCGAGCCTCGTGCCCGGCGGGAAGTAGCCCTCGATGATCCGCGTGCGCAGGATGGCTGCGACCCGCTCGGCCGTGCTCGTCCGCGAGAGCAGAGCGCGGTCGGCGGCCAAGGCTTCGGTGGTCAACGCGCCTCCAGCGGTTGGGACACACAGGGGGTTGTGCGTCTTGAAGGATCGTACAACAATCGAACGACGGAAGGGGCTTGACGTGACTGACCGAAGTTGAATCGATCACGGAGAGCAACTTCACCGGTTCAAGGTCGACTCGACATCGTGTGGCCACCCGGTTGGCAGTACGCTGCCCCTCGATCGGGTGAAGGCTCGCCGTGACACACGGCAGCGCTGAGCTGTCCTTGGGGGGACGACATGACCGACGGGCCACAGCAGTGTGCCCTGCCCGGGTGCAACGAGATGGTCGAGCAGCCAGAGGACGGTGGCCCGCGGCGCCTGTACTGCTCGCCCGCCCACCGCGCGGCCGCGCGCAAGGCGCGCCATGCCGCCCGGATGGACGCGGCCCCGGCGGTGCCGGCGGCTGCCGCCGTCACGCAGCCGGTCGCGCAGGCACCGAAGGACGAGGCGTCCGAGCAGCCGACCACCGAGCTGCCCGCGCCGCTCGGCGTCGACCCCCGTCAGGAGGAGCCCGAGCCGGCTGCGGTGCCCGACCGCGAGTGGAGCCCGGCCGCGGCGTGGACGGTGGCTCCCCCCACGCTGCCGTCCCCGCGCACCGTCCGCACCATCACCTCGAAGCGCGTCAAGAAGCGGAAGCCGGTCCGCATGGCCGGCGACCGCCAGAGCTCCGGCACCCACATCGGCAAGCGCGCCATCGCGAGCGTCGCCATCGCGAGCCTCGTGGCGGGTGGCGCCAGCTACTTCGTCAGCCAGAACGTCATCCCGACCACGCCCACCCCGCTGCCGCCGCAGGCCGCGAACCAGCCGTCGATGGACGCCGACGTGTGGGCCGACAAGGCACAGGTCGTGCTCGCGTCGCTCAGCAGCCAGCTGGACGCCGTCGCCCAGGCCGAGGCCAGCTGGCTCGCCCTTCCGGCCCAGCGCCGCGCCCAGGAGCCGGCGGCCGTGCAGGCCCTCAAGGACCGCAAGGCACTGCTGGAGCAGCAGCGCGCGATCCTGATGTCCCAGCTCGAGGCGTTCAAGGCACTGCCCGAGCGCACCTCGGAGCTCACCTCGGCGCAGGCCCAGCTCGACGCCGTCGAGCGCACGCTCACCGAGTCCACCACCACCGCCGCCTCCCCGGACTACAAGGAGGCGCTGCGGCAGCTCGAGTCCCAGCGCGAGATCGTCCGCCAGCAGCGCGACCACGCGGCCCAGGCGCTCACCGACCTGCGCAACGGCGTCGACCAGGCCCTCAGCTCGCCGCTCCCGGCCGAGAAGGACGAGACCAGCCCGATCGTCGAGCGGGTCAAGGCGGTCGTCGCAGGCCGTCCCGATCCCGGTGAGAAGGACGACGACAAGGAGCACGAGGCCACCGACGGCCAGGACCCCGCCACCACGCCGCGCCGCGAGGACGGCGACAAGGAGCGCGGCGACGTCGGCACCACCGCACCGCCCGACCCGGAGCGCCCGAACACCCCGGACATCCTCGCCGACGGTGGCCGCTCGCAGGACTCGAAGGGCGACGACAAGCCCGAGAACGCCGGGCAGTCCGACAACGCCGGGCAGTCCGAGAACGCCGGGCGGTCCGAGAACCCCGTGCAGTCGGTCGCAGGCTCGCTGAACCGCGCCCTCGGCCAGGGCGACACCAGCAACCGGGACGAGCGGGCCAACAAGCGCGAGACCCGCGGCGCCCAGGGCGACGAGGACCGCAGCGACGACGAGCGCAGCAACAGCTCCCGCGGCAACTCCGGGGGCGGGCTCGGTGACGTCGTGCGCGGCGTGAGCGGCGGGCTGCTCGGCGGCTCCGACCGGGACGACGACAGCGACGACGACAGCAGCAGCGCCCGTCGCGGCAGCAGCGACGAGGACCGCAGCGAGCGCGAGGACCGCGACGACGACCGCGGCAGCAAGAGCGACCGCTCCGGCTGGGGATCCGACCGCGACGACGACAGTGACGACGACCGCGGCAGCCGGCGCGATCGCGACGACGACGACGATGACCGCGGCCTCGTCCGCGGTATCACCGACGGGCTGCTCGGCGGCGATCGCGACGACGACGAGGACAGCGACCGCAAGCGACCCAGCGGCAAGGCCGAGCGCCAGCGCGACAAGGACCGCGGGGAGTCGAAGCACGACAGCGACAAGTCCGACTCGGACGAGAAGGACTCCGACTCCGACGAGCGCGCCGACGAGGACAACGACCGCAAGCGACCCAGCGGCAAGGCCGAGCGCCAGCGCGACAAGGACCGCGGAGAGTCGAAGCACGACAGCGACAGGTCCGACTCCGACGAGAAGGACTCCGACGACGACGAGGACTCCGGCAAGCACAAGGACCGGGGTTCCGACGACGACGACTCCGACAAGGGCGACTCGGACAAGGGCGACTCGGACAAGGACTCCGACAAGGGCGACTCCGACAAGGGCAAGGACGACGGCGACTCCGACGACGACGGGGGCGACGACGGGGACGACGGCGGCAAGTCCGACAAGAAGGACAAGGGCGACGGCGACTCCGACTCCGGCGACTCGGATTCCGGCGACTCGGGCTCCGGCGACTCGGACTCCGGCGGGGACGACGACTGACCTTCCCGGCGACGAGCGAGCCCCGCTGCACTTCGGTGCGGCGGGGCTCGTGTCGTTGGTGCGAGGAGCAGGTCAGCGCTGCGGGGAGTCACTCCCGTGCGACTCGCAGGTATCAGGCGGTGTGCGGTGGCACGGGGCGGCCGCTGAAGCCGTCGGCGAGCAGGGCGGCCAGTGCGAGGAACGCGTCGTGCGTGGCCGGGCGCAGCCGGTCGAGCTCGATCCGCCCGCCGGAGGCGAGGTGCGGGTCGTGCGGGATGTCCACCACGCCACGGCAGCGGGACTCGAAGTGCCCCCGCACGCGCTTCGGGTCCACCTCGGCGCTCTGCCGGTCGCAGGACAGCACGACCACGGCCTGGGCCACCTGGGCTTCGAAACCGTGTGCCACGAGCCAGTCGAGGGTCTTGCTGGCCCTGCTGGCGCCGTCGACGGTGGGGGCTCCGACCACCACGAGGCTGTCGGCCAGCGCGAGCGTGCCCTCCATCGCCGAGTGCACGAGTCCGGTGCCCGAGTCGGTGATGATCACGTTGTAGAAGCGGGTGAGCACGGAGCAGACCCGCTCGTAGCCCGCGCGGTCGAACGCCTCGCTCATGGCCGGGTCCTGCTCGGACGCGAGCACCTGCAGCCGCCCGGCGAGGCTCGTGTAGCGGGCCACGTCGGAGAGCGAGTAGGCCGACTCCAGGTTCTCCAGCATGTGCCGCACGGTGACCGACGTGTCGCCGGTGAGCCGGTCGGCGAGCGTGCCGGCGTCCGGGTTGGCGTCCAGTGCGATCACCCGGTCGCCGCGGTGCTCCGCGAGCACGAGCCCGAGGCACGCCGACACCGTGGTCTTGCCGACCCCACCCTTGATCGAGCTCACGGCGATCTGGTGGGTGCCCGGCACGGGACGGCGGATGCGCCGCAGCCGGTCGCGGCGAGCCCGCTCGGCCGCGCCGAGGCCCGGGTTGACCAGGCCGCCGGTGAGGCGGTACAGAACGCCGCGCCAGCCGTGTTCGGGTCGCTCACCGCGGAAGCGGACGATCGCGTCCTCGGTGAGCTCGCCCGATCTGCCCTCGAGGATCTCGCCGGTGTCACTCACGTGGTGAAACGATCGGCCATCAGGGCGGCCAGCTCGTAGGCCGCGTCCCGGGTGGCCGGGCGCAGGTGGGCGAGCTCGACGCGGCCACCGGTGGCCAGGTGCGGGTCGTGCGGGATCTCGACCACCGCCCGGCTGCGGGCGGCGAAGTGCTTGCGGATCCGCTCCTGGTCGACCTCGGCGCTGGTGCGGTCGCACGACAGCACGACGACCGCCTCCGTGGCGAGCGCCGAGTGACCGTGGGCCAGCAGCCAGTCGAGCGTCTTGCTGGCTCGCCCCGCGCCGTCGACGGTGGGCGCGCCCACCACGATGAGGCTGTCGGCGAGCTTCAGCGTGCCCTCCATCGCCGAGTGCACGAGCCCGGTGCCCGAGTCGGTGATGATGATGTTGAAGAAGCGGTCCAGCAGCGCGCAGATCTGCTGGTACTCCTCGCGGCTGAACGCATCGCTGGACGCCGGGTCCTGCTCGGAAGCGAGCACCTGCAGCCTGCCGGCGAGGCTCGTGTAGCGCGAGACCTCGGTCCACGAGTGGATCCGGTCGAGGTCGCGCAGCAGCTCCCGCACCGTGACCGAGGACTCCCCCGTCAGCCGGTCGGCGAGCGTGCCGGCGTCGGGGTTGGCGTCGAGCACGATCACCCGGTCGCCTCGGTTCTCGGCCATGACCAGCCCCAGCAGGGTGGCCACCGTGGTCTTGCCGACCCCGCCCTTGATCGAGCTCACCGCGATGCGGTGGGACTGGATCAGCGGCCGCCGGATGCGGTGCAGCAGGTCACGCCACCGCACCTCGGCCGCGCTCGGTCCCGGGTTGATCACGCCGCCGGTGGCACGCAGCACCGCGCGGCGCCACCCCATCGACGGCTCGTCGGGCCGCGCACGGAGGATCGCGTCGGCGTCGAGCGCCGTCGCGCTGCCGCCCGGATCCTCCTGCGGAGGACCGAGCGGAGACGCGGACCCCGTGGAACTCACTGCACCCCCTGGCTGTTCGGGTCCCCACTCGGTGTGCCGCAGCGCTTGCGGTTCCAGCCGATGACCGTACCGCTCCCACCAGATCGAGGGGTCTGGTTCGACCCGACGGCGCACCACGGGGTGAGCCTAACGCGCGACGTCGCCGGAGTCCCCCGATGGTGATCGATCAGCAACTCAGTCGATGAGATCCATGCCGGTACCGGATCGACCGTTCAGGTGAGGACCGGCTGCGCCGTTCTGCGGAGCACCGCGCCAGAGGTTGCTGCGGCCGCGGCTGATCGTGCGCAACGCCTTGCCGAGGGCGTCCTCGAACTCGGCGAGCTTGGCATCGACGTAGCCGTCGCACTCCTGGCGCAGCCGGTCGGCCTCGCCCTCGGCTGCGTCGACGACCCGGGCCGCCTCGGCGTGGGCCGCGCGCACGACCTCGCTCTGCGACACCAGCCGCGCCTGCTCGGCCTGGCCGTCCGCGATGTACCGGTCGTGCGCGGCCCGCCCGGCGTGCGCGATCCGCTCCGCCTCCGCCTTCGCCCGGTCGGTCAGCTCCGTGTACTGGCGACGCCCCTCGGACACCGCGCGCTCGGCCTCGTGACGGGCGCGGGCCACCGTCTGCTCGGCCTCGGCCCGCGCCTCGGCGAGCAGCCGCTCCGACTCGGCCTGCGCGTCCGCGACCAGCCGCTCGGCCTCCTCCTGCGCCGCGCTGCGGGTCTGCTCGGCCTCCTGGGTGGCGTCGTCGACGATCTCGTCGCGGCGGTCCAGGACGTCCTGCGCGTCGTCGAGCTCGCCCGGCAGCGCCTCGCGGACGTCGTCGAGCAGGTCGAGCACGTCACCGCGTGGCACGACGCAGTTGGAGGTCATCGGGACACCCCGAGCCTCCTCGACGACCGTGACCAGCGCGTCGAGCGATTCGAAGACCCGGTACACGCCGCGCATCCTCTCACCGAGGTTCGCCCGAACCGCGTATTCGGCGTGGTCCGCGCGTGTCAAGTTCCGAACGAGTGATGTGGCTGGCGATCGATCTCGGCCTTCGGTGGCGCCGCGCATCGTGCGGGGCCGCCCCTCACGCCTCAAGCGCGCTCCGCGCCGCTGCCGCGATCGCTGGCGCGACCCTTGACCCGCGAGCCTCTACGGCCCCTCCGGGCCCGCTTCGCGGGCAGGCCACAGGCCAGCCCCTTCGGCGCGCGGCGCCACCGAAGGCGGTCTCACCACCATGATCACGGATTCGGCGCAGAACCGGCGGAAATGAGCCGGGAACGCGCCGAAACACCGATCATGGGCGGGACCGAGGTCGCGGCCAGGCTGATCGGCGCGAGGAGCACACGAGCGTCGCGGGCGAGGCCGTCACGTACTGCTCGGGCCTGATCCGCAAGGTTCACGACCCGTTCTCGGCCCGCGCTGCCCGTCGAACGGTTGTGCGGCCCAACAAAGGGTGCGCGCGGGCACAAACCCGGCGCGCGACGGCGACCAGATGCCCGACACCGGCCTCCTGGCGGCGCCGCGCACCAAGAGGGCAGGCCCCTGGCCTGCCCGCAAAGCTTGCCCTCAGGGGCCGCAGAGGCTCACAGGTCAAGGGGCGCGAAGCGCTCGCGAAGCGACGCCGCAGGCGCCCTTGAGCTGTGAGGGGCGGCCCCACGCAATGCGCGGCGCCGCCAGGAGGCCCTGGAAAGCAGACCTGGAGCCAGGAGGCCTTGAGACAGGAGGCCCGCACCGAGACCGCTAGCCGCGCTCCGCGATCCGATCCAGCAGCTGCCGGTAGACGCTCTCGGGGAGCAGGTGGCCGACGTCGCCGCCGAACGTGGCGACCTCCTTGACCAGCGAGCTCGACACGAACCCGTACTCGGGGCTCGTCGACATGAACAGGGTGTCGATCCCGGAGAGGCGCTGGTTCATCTGGGCCATCTGCAGCTCGTAGTCGAAGTCGGTGACCACCCGCAGGCCCTTGACGATCGCGCGGATCTCGTGGGTCCGGCAGTAGTCGACCAGCAGCCCGTGGAACGAGTCCACGCGAACGTTCGGGTACGGCGTGACGATCTCCCTGAGCATCGCCATGCGCTCGTCCACGGAGAACATGCCCTTCTTGGACTTGTTCACGAGCACCGCGACGACGACCTCGTCGAACAAGGCCGCGGTGCGGCCGATCACGTCGAGGTGCCCGTTGGTGGGCGGGTCGAACGATCCGGGACAGACGGCACGCCTCACGGGCGGGACGCTACCTCCTCCGGCGCCAGAACGGCCGTGTGCAGCGTCGTGTCGCCGTAGCGGCGCTCGCGGGCGGCCCGCAGCACCGGCGGCCACGGGAACGGCCCGTCGCGCCCCGCCCGCTCGACCACGACGGTCGCCCCGTCGGCGAGCCAGCCGTGCGCCGCGGCGGCGGCGAGCCACCCGGCCACCTCGGCGGCCGGTACGTCGTAGGGCGGGTCGACGAGCACGAGGTCGTACGCCCGCTCGGCGGGCGCCCCGAGCACGGTGGCTGCGGGTGCCACGCGCACCTCGGCTCCCGGGAAGCCGAGTGCGGCCGTGTTGCGCCGCAGCACGGCCGCCGCCCGCCGGTCGGACTCCACGAAGAGCGCGTGCACCGCGCCCCGCGACAGCGCCTCCAACCCGAGCGCGCCGGAACCGGCGCACAGGTCGAGCACGGCGGCCCCGTCCAGGCCGGGGCCGGCCTGGAGCGCGGAGAACAGCGCCTCCCGCACCCGGTCCGACGTCGGCCGGGTGCCCTTGGGGGGCACGAGGATCCGGCGGCCGCCCGCCGCCCCCGCGATGATCCGGGTCATTCCAGGACCAGCAGCAGGTCACCGCCCTCTACCTGCTGCACCTTGCCGATGGCGAGGCGGCCGACCGTGCCCGCCTGGTGGGTGGTGATCGAGGCCTCCATCTTCATCGCCTCGATGGTGGCGACGGTCTGGCCCGCCTCGACCTGGTCACCCTCGCCGACCTGCAGCGTGACGACACCGGCGAACGGCGCGGCGACGTGCTTCGGGTCGCCGCGGTCGGCCTTCTCGGCGGCCTTGACGTCGGTGGCGATGGAGCGGTCCCGCACCGACACCGGCCGGAGCTGGCCGTTCAGCGTGGTGACCACGTTGCGGAAGCCGCGCTCGTCGGGCTCGGAGATCGCCTCCAGCTCGATGAGCAGCGTGACGCCGGGCTCCAGCTCCGCCTTGTGCTCGATGTCGGGCTCGAGGCCGTACAGGAAGTCCCGCGTGGAGAGCACCGACGTGTCGCTGTAGGCCTCGCGGTGGGCGAGGAACTCCTTGGTCGGCCCGGGGAACAGCAGCCGGTTCAGGGTGCCCCTGCGGTCGTCCTCCAGCGCGGCGCGGTCCTCGTCGGACAGCTCGACGCGCTCGCGGTCGGTGGAACGCCCTTCGAGGGCGCGGCTGCGGAACGGCTCGGGCCAGCCCCCGGGCGGGTCGCCGAGCTCGCCGCGCAGGAACCCGATCACGGAGTCGGGCACGTCGAACTGGCCCGGGTCGGCCTCGAAGTCCTTGGGCTCCACGCCCGCGCCGACGAGGTGCAGGGCGAGGTCGCCCACCACCTTCGACGACGGCGTGACCTTCACGAGCCGCCCGAGCATCCGGTCGGCCGCCGCGTAGCAGTCCTCGATGAGCTCGAACCGGTTGCCGAGCCCGAGCGCGATCGCCTGCTGCCGCAGGTTGGACAGCTGCCCGCCGGGGATCTCGTGGTGGTAGACGCGCCCCGTTGGCGAGGGCAGCGCCGCCTCGAACGGCGCGTACACCTTGCGCACGGCCTCCCAGTACGGCTCGAGGTCGCCCACGGCCTGCAGGGAGAGCCCGGTGGGCCGGTCGGTGTGGTCGGAGGCGGCCACCAGCGCCGACAGCGACGGCTGGCTCGTTGTGCCGGCCATGGACGCCA
Encoded here:
- a CDS encoding MinD/ParA family ATP-binding protein, with translation MDPRAHTASELTEYTIVRRRSDKPGSGWRRAVHVASAGLVNPGVGPAEQRRQELALRIRCPLPGPRQIAVASMKGGVGKTTVTAMLGLMLSEHRGDRIVALDANPDAGTLAERLTGRTDSTVRDLLDSLGNVGSLSDIARFTSLSGRLQVLASEQDPARGEAFDRAEYERVCAVLSRFYNVVVTDSGTGMVHSSMDGTLALANSLVIVGSHTVDGASRASRTLDWLVAHGHDELVERAVVVLSQDRTSPEIDGERLVAHFEARSRAVVLVPHDPHLATGSRIELDKLRPATSDAFLELAALVADDFGNPPPVRRG
- a CDS encoding GntR family transcriptional regulator, translated to MTTEALAADRALLSRTSTAERVAAILRTRIIEGYFPPGTRLAEDAIGSALGVSRNTLREAFRLLSHERLLTHELNRGMFVRTLTVEDVVDLYRVRRFVECGVVRTVTGPHPGLAAVAAAVEDGKQALDSREWQALGTANIKFHQALVALAGSRRSDELMSGILAELRLVFHVMADPQRFHEPYLARNRQIMEQLQLGDGPGAAEALDVYLRDAENQLVQAFAELEIDQSA
- a CDS encoding MinD/ParA family ATP-binding protein — encoded protein: MSDTGEILEGRSGELTEDAIVRFRGERPEHGWRGVLYRLTGGLVNPGLGAAERARRDRLRRIRRPVPGTHQIAVSSIKGGVGKTTVSACLGLVLAEHRGDRVIALDANPDAGTLADRLTGDTSVTVRHMLENLESAYSLSDVARYTSLAGRLQVLASEQDPAMSEAFDRAGYERVCSVLTRFYNVIITDSGTGLVHSAMEGTLALADSLVVVGAPTVDGASRASKTLDWLVAHGFEAQVAQAVVVLSCDRQSAEVDPKRVRGHFESRCRGVVDIPHDPHLASGGRIELDRLRPATHDAFLALAALLADGFSGRPVPPHTA
- a CDS encoding MinD/ParA family ATP-binding protein, whose protein sequence is MSSTGSASPLGPPQEDPGGSATALDADAILRARPDEPSMGWRRAVLRATGGVINPGPSAAEVRWRDLLHRIRRPLIQSHRIAVSSIKGGVGKTTVATLLGLVMAENRGDRVIVLDANPDAGTLADRLTGESSVTVRELLRDLDRIHSWTEVSRYTSLAGRLQVLASEQDPASSDAFSREEYQQICALLDRFFNIIITDSGTGLVHSAMEGTLKLADSLIVVGAPTVDGAGRASKTLDWLLAHGHSALATEAVVVLSCDRTSAEVDQERIRKHFAARSRAVVEIPHDPHLATGGRVELAHLRPATRDAAYELAALMADRFTT
- a CDS encoding DivIVA domain-containing protein, whose product is MYRVFESLDALVTVVEEARGVPMTSNCVVPRGDVLDLLDDVREALPGELDDAQDVLDRRDEIVDDATQEAEQTRSAAQEEAERLVADAQAESERLLAEARAEAEQTVARARHEAERAVSEGRRQYTELTDRAKAEAERIAHAGRAAHDRYIADGQAEQARLVSQSEVVRAAHAEAARVVDAAEGEADRLRQECDGYVDAKLAEFEDALGKALRTISRGRSNLWRGAPQNGAAGPHLNGRSGTGMDLID
- the coaD gene encoding pantetheine-phosphate adenylyltransferase, translating into MRRAVCPGSFDPPTNGHLDVIGRTAALFDEVVVAVLVNKSKKGMFSVDERMAMLREIVTPYPNVRVDSFHGLLVDYCRTHEIRAIVKGLRVVTDFDYELQMAQMNQRLSGIDTLFMSTSPEYGFVSSSLVKEVATFGGDVGHLLPESVYRQLLDRIAERG
- the rsmD gene encoding 16S rRNA (guanine(966)-N(2))-methyltransferase RsmD, whose product is MTRIIAGAAGGRRILVPPKGTRPTSDRVREALFSALQAGPGLDGAAVLDLCAGSGALGLEALSRGAVHALFVESDRRAAAVLRRNTAALGFPGAEVRVAPAATVLGAPAERAYDLVLVDPPYDVPAAEVAGWLAAAAAHGWLADGATVVVERAGRDGPFPWPPVLRAARERRYGDTTLHTAVLAPEEVASRP